In Bacillota bacterium, the genomic stretch GCATCTTTTCAAGAAACGCATCAATGTATGATAGAGCCGTCTTACTTTTCAACTGTTCGATCATAACCTTATCCTCCGTTATCATTCTCCCGCTGGTTCTTTGTGCAAATACCAATCCCTCACGCTCAAGTTCACTTAAAGCTTTTTGCATCGTATTAGGATTGACCGATGCATCAGCTGCAAGCTCTCTTACCGATTCAAGTCGATATCCCGGTTTGTATTCTCCTGAAATGATCCGGCTTTTAATCTCATCCATTATCTGGATATAAATCGGGCGATCTGGTTCAAAACTCCATTTCAATATGCTGCCTCCTTTGTATTACTGTATTACGCACTTAATACAATAATACAAAGGCTCTGGTTTGTCAATATATAAAAAAAAAATAATGCGTTAAAGCGCATTATTTTTTAAATATGATATTAGAATATCCTTTTTATTATCTTTGGGGACTTCTATGCAATGCTCTAAAGCATTTTTCATCATTATCCCGATATTTCTTCCAGCTTCAAATCCGGCATCAATCAAATCATTTCCGGTTAAATTTAATCCTGATAAATTATACGGCTCTTTGGTGTATTCAATATCCTTAATTAATTTTAACAAATCCTGCTCTTTACTTATCAGAGCATATGAAATTAATGGATTGACTCCAAATCGAAACATCAACCTTTTAACGGAAGCTCTGTCAAACTCTCTTTTATATATTTTATCAATTTCTGCAACATCACGTATCTTTTTTGACTGCTCATTAGAAAGTCTGAGCCGGTGTATGTAATATCCACGGCTGTTTTCCGATAAGCATAAAAAAAATGCCGCCATTATTTCTTCCTTTGCTACATCTTTCAAGGAAATTGAAGCTTTTGCTATATTAAAAGATAAAATACCGTCTTCATCAAGTTTCCAAATTTCATCTGGATTATCTGATTCCAATATTTTAAACAATTCTTCTCTTACCCGTTCACCGCTTATTAGATCAAGTAAAGATGCACTTTTAATAGCAGCTCTCCTTGTCTCTTCTTCAATTGAAAACCCAAGCACTGCTGCAAATCTATAAGCACGCAAAATACGCAGAGCGTCTTCATTAAAACGGCATATAGGGTCACCAACGGCTCTTATGATTCCATTATGGATATCATTAACCCCATTAAATAAATCAATAACACCCTTTTTTATATGATAAGCAACGGCGTTAACTGTAAAGTCACGCCGCTGCAAATCTTCTTCTATTCTTTTTGAAAAAGTAACATTTCTGGGTTTACGCGCACCGACATATTCTCCGTCATGACGGAATGTGGTAACCTCGACCCAACGCTCTCCTGTAAAAACGGCTACAGTTCCAAAACTTTTCCCCTGCGGAAAAGTTTTGCTAAAAAGAGATTCGATTTCATCAGGCAACGCATCTGTAGCGATATCAAAATCGTTTATTTGCCTGTTTAAAATCGAATCTCTCACGAACCCGCCGACAATATAAGCGTCATACCCCAACTTTTCAAAAGTCAAAAGTATGTCCCTTACATCAGCGGGCAGATTAAAAGACGTATTTTTCAAAAATCGTCACCCTGTGAACAATGTTTTTTTAAAGCTCAAGTGCAGGGGGTTCTTTTGCAGGCTGGGCAACTGCAGGTCCCTCTGACTCTGCTGCCATAGCCGCAGCTTCCTCATACTTTTGTATGATAGCTTTTTCGAGTTCAGCCCTGAATTCTGAGTTTATAGGATGGACAATGTCTCTAAATGTTCCGTCACTTGCTTTGCGGCTAGGCGTTGCGACAAACATGCGCTCCGTACCTTCAATAATACGGATGTCATGTACCGCAAGGCAATCATCAAACGTCACTGATACAACTGCTTTAACTTTTCCCTCATTGATTAATTTTCTAATTCTGATGTCTGTGATTTTCATAATCTGCAAGCCTCCTGCAACTATTATTAACAGGCTTTAACCTGTTATGCAACCTAAACTAAGAGTTTTAATTTTCGAAAAAAGAGAGTATAATAATAGTATAAACTTTTTACGAAACGGAATGATCAAATACATGAGTTATCTAAATAATCATATACATAACATTCATTTTGTCGGCATTGGCGGTGTTAGCATGAGTGCCCTTGCTGAGATTATGCTCCAAAAGGGCTATCATGTTACCGGCTCCGACATGCAGAAATCACAGGCAGTCACGACATTGGTAACAAAAGGTATCGATATTATTATAGGTCATAAATCGCAAAATGTAAATGGTAAAGATTTAATTATTTATACTGGAGCGGTGAAAAAAGATAATCCTGAGCTTGTTGAAGCTGCTCGTCTTGGCATTCCGGCAGTTGAACGGGCTCCTTTCATGGGTGAACTATTATCAAAGTATCAAAATCCTATCGCTGTTTCCGGCACACATGGTAAGACAACTACCACTTCAATGCTTGCACAGATTTTTCTCGACTCGGAAAAAGATCCAACAGTTTTAGTTGGCGGAGCAATGCCTGCAACAGGAACAAATTATCACATTGGTCACAGTGATACTATTATATTTG encodes the following:
- the spoVG gene encoding septation regulator SpoVG; translation: MKITDIRIRKLINEGKVKAVVSVTFDDCLAVHDIRIIEGTERMFVATPSRKASDGTFRDIVHPINSEFRAELEKAIIQKYEEAAAMAAESEGPAVAQPAKEPPALEL
- a CDS encoding GntR family transcriptional regulator, whose amino-acid sequence is MKWSFEPDRPIYIQIMDEIKSRIISGEYKPGYRLESVRELAADASVNPNTMQKALSELEREGLVFAQRTSGRMITEDKVMIEQLKSKTALSYIDAFLEKMQTMGYSPKEILVILEKTVKEKAQ